Sequence from the Rhizobium sp. TH2 genome:
GCGGCGAAAAGTCCGAACACGGTGAGCGCGCCGGATTTCGCGATATTGGCCTGAACCTGCGATCTTTCCTTCACCTCGATTTCCTCCCGTCCAAGGCTCTAGCCTGCCGCCGCCGCTGCCGATCTCTCCAGGCGTTCCACGGCGTTCTCCAGGCGTTGCAGCATCGCGGCCTGGCCGCCCAAGGCAGGCGAATCGCCCGGCGTCTGAAGGCCTCCCAGCACGAGATCGACGATCTGGTCGGCAACGTGATCAGGATCGAAATCACCCTCGCCGCGAAGATAGGCCCAAGTGCGATGCTCGACGCAGCCATAGATCATGTCACGCACCAGTCTGAGCGACAGGCCGGCGCGCAACTCGCCGGTGGCGATGCCTTCATGCACGATATCCAGCGTCCGCCTTGTATATTGCCGGTTCAGTTCGAACACGGCGGTATTGGTATATTCCGATCCGCTGCGGACGATCTGGAACATCTGCCGGCACAGCGCCGGGTCCTCGTGAACCGTCGCGAGATGGCGCCAGATCATGAAGCGCAGCCGGTTCCGCGTGCCCGATATGCCGGTCAGCTGCCGGTCGTAATCCGACAGCATGGCATGATACCAGTTCTCGATGACCTTGATGAACAGGTCGCGCTTGTTGTCGAAATAGCGGTAGATGCTGCCTTCCACCACTGCGGCGCGCTCCGCGATGTCCGATATCAGCGCGTCGTCATAGCCCTTCTCGCGAAAGACCTGGGTCGCCGCTTCCATGATGTCGGAGACCCGCCGCTCGCGGGAAAGCCGGAATACCTGCCGTCTGCCGTTCGGTTCACGCAATGCCCGCTCCGCCCATGCCTGCGCCGTTGACGGCGAAGGCGGGTGCCCGCCGCTCCCGGAACGCTGTCATGCCCTCTTTCCAGTCCGGCCCGGCCGCTGCGACAGCCACCGTATCGAGCGCCAGCTGATCGGCTTCATCGGGCGAGGCCGTCTCGGCGCGGTAGATGCCTCGCTTGGTGAGGTTGATCGTGATTGGACTGCAGAGAAGCAGCCGCCGCGCCAGCGCCAGCGCCGCATCGCCGAGCGCATCGGCTTCGTACACGGCATTGACCAGACCGATCCGGAGAGCATCGTTCGCCGGCCACTGGTCGGCGAGCAGCGCCACCTCCAGCGCCCTTGCTCGGCCGAGAATATGCGACAGGATCTGGATGCCGCCGGCGCCTGCCACGGCACCCAGCCGCGCCTCCGTCAGGCCGATCTTCGCATCGGCCGACATCAGCCGGAAATCGCAGGCCAGCGCCAGTTCGCAGCCGCCGCCCAGCGCAAAGCCGTTGATCGCGGCGATCGTCGCGAATGGCGCATGCTGCAGCGAGCGGAAGAGATCGATGATCGGTCGTACATAGAGGTCGCGGATCGCCATCGGATCATTGGAATATGGCGACGCCGGATCTGTGAAATATTTGACATAGGCGCCGCCGCAAAACGCCTTGCCGGTGCCGGTGATGATCACCACCCGCGCCCGTGCGGCGGTGGCCTCCTTGATGGCGGTATCCAACGCCAGGACCATCTCGTTGGTCAGCGTATTGAGCGTCTGCGGGCTCGATAGCGTGACCAGCGCGACATCCTCGATCGGCCAGTCCAGCCGCACGTCTATGCGGTCGTGTTCATGTGTATCAGGGTTGAGCCTGTTCATGTCTTTGCCTCCAAAAGCTTGACCCCTGTCCGGCATTTTGCCGTTGACAAACGAAAAGCTTTGCCCGTTAATGAGCATCATTCATCATCGTTCGCTTTCAGGCAAGCGTTTAGTTGTGTCGAGGAGGACAAAGATGATGATTGTGGGTGAGGAGGTTTCCTGCATGCGATTTACAGCGCTTTTCAGATGCGTAAGGCTTTTCGCGGTGCGTTCGTGCGCCACGTTCAATCGCGGCTTCAGTAATTCCTGACCATCTTTTGATAAATCTAATTCATCAACAAATCAGAACGGGCACCTTCGCCCTGCAACCGGAATAGACGATTTGCTTTCGCTGAAAAACATTCAGGTTCTCTATAACCGAGCCATCGAGGCGGTCCGCGACGTGTCGCTGGACGTGCCCGCCGGTGCGATGGTCGCATTGCTGGGCTCGAATGGTGCTGGCAAATCCACCATCCTCAAGGCGATATCGGGAATTCTCTACCGGGAAGACGGCGAGATCGTCAGCGGCAGCATCCAGTTCGATGGCGGCGCGATCTCCGGCCGTTCGCCCCAGTCGATTATCACCCAGGGCCTGATCCAGGTGCCCGAGGGCCGCGCGCTGTTTGCGACGCTGACGGTCGAGGAAAATCTCCTGATGGGCGGCATCACCCGGACGCGCGCCGAAAGCGCCGAGGTGCTGGAGCGCGTCTACACGATGTTCCCGCGCGTGAAAGACCGGCGTACGCAGATCTCGGGCTATCTCTCCGGCGGTGAGCAGCAGATGGTGGCGATCGGCCGCGCGCTGATGGGCCGGCCGCGGCTCTTGATGCTCGACGAGCCGTC
This genomic interval carries:
- a CDS encoding TetR/AcrR family transcriptional regulator, which codes for MREPNGRRQVFRLSRERRVSDIMEAATQVFREKGYDDALISDIAERAAVVEGSIYRYFDNKRDLFIKVIENWYHAMLSDYDRQLTGISGTRNRLRFMIWRHLATVHEDPALCRQMFQIVRSGSEYTNTAVFELNRQYTRRTLDIVHEGIATGELRAGLSLRLVRDMIYGCVEHRTWAYLRGEGDFDPDHVADQIVDLVLGGLQTPGDSPALGGQAAMLQRLENAVERLERSAAAAAG
- a CDS encoding enoyl-CoA hydratase/isomerase family protein is translated as MNRLNPDTHEHDRIDVRLDWPIEDVALVTLSSPQTLNTLTNEMVLALDTAIKEATAARARVVIITGTGKAFCGGAYVKYFTDPASPYSNDPMAIRDLYVRPIIDLFRSLQHAPFATIAAINGFALGGGCELALACDFRLMSADAKIGLTEARLGAVAGAGGIQILSHILGRARALEVALLADQWPANDALRIGLVNAVYEADALGDAALALARRLLLCSPITINLTKRGIYRAETASPDEADQLALDTVAVAAAGPDWKEGMTAFRERRAPAFAVNGAGMGGAGIA
- a CDS encoding ABC transporter ATP-binding protein, which translates into the protein MLSLKNIQVLYNRAIEAVRDVSLDVPAGAMVALLGSNGAGKSTILKAISGILYREDGEIVSGSIQFDGGAISGRSPQSIITQGLIQVPEGRALFATLTVEENLLMGGITRTRAESAEVLERVYTMFPRVKDRRTQISGYLSGGEQQMVAIGRALMGRPRLLMLDEPSLGLAPQIIDVIFETIVELNRDTGLTVLLVEQNAHLALQVASYGYIIENGRIVMDGPAEKLRSNDDVQEFYLGFSGGERKSMRDVKHYKRRKRWLS